Part of the Uloborus diversus isolate 005 chromosome 9, Udiv.v.3.1, whole genome shotgun sequence genome is shown below.
ACCAAATTTGGGGAGCAGGAATGGTTCAGGTATCGCCCAACATTACCAATGAATGTAGGATCAATGATAGTAAGTACGCTATTGCAAGAAGAATGCTCTTTAAGCACAAACACATAATTAGGTTCTTGCGAAGTCCTACATTTCATTCTTTCTCGCAATTCCGCAACGTCAATTATTTCACCAGCATATTCGCACACAAAGGCTAACTTCGGTATAAATTCCAACGTCCGCACACCAAAACCTTTTGATGGAGTCTTGAACACTTGTAACTGGTACGTAATACCTTTCTGTACGACAGCGCTTCTGCAAGCAGCATTGCAAGTACAAAACTTGGAACATTCAATTATGGGTACAGTCTTGGGATTCAGGTATTTTTCAGCTAAGATGCCATGGTTGTATGCTATGTTACCACCTAAGGCACAAGAGCAACTTGATTCGCATTCGTTGGGACAGGCACATGGTGCGGGATAACTTTCGAAGTCTTCAGCACATGACTCGCTACTCAAAGT
Proteins encoded:
- the LOC129229660 gene encoding histone-lysine N-methyltransferase SETMAR-like, with product MAMDMAKIQIYVEDISDGTESLKISFINDCDESKVSSLVKYKSCCTLSSESCAEDFESYPAPCACPNECESSCSCALGGNIAYNHGILAEKYLNPKTVPIIECSKFCTCNAACRSAVVQKGITYQLQVFKTPSKGFGVRTLEFIPKLAFVCEYAGEIIDVAELRERMKCRTSQEPNYVFVLKEHSSCNSVLTIIDPTFIGNVGRYLNHSCSPNLVPVPVRANSMVPRICFFAKEDIEPSQELTYNYAEQFDFNETMLNESQREVAVNKSNRKCYCGKSNCIGYLPLDTNWLI